From Falco cherrug isolate bFalChe1 chromosome 4, bFalChe1.pri, whole genome shotgun sequence, one genomic window encodes:
- the ST8SIA6 gene encoding alpha-2,8-sialyltransferase 8F isoform X2: MSYEVDSKKTILITEDIFKMLPVSSPLSVYPFKTCAVVGNGGILKNSSCGAEIDRSDFVFRCNLPPTTGSISKDVGNKTNLVTVNPSIIAQKYNKLNEKKTEFLENIAVYGDAFLLLPAFSFRSNTATSFKVYHTLQEFKATQRAIFFHPTYLKSLAQFWRTKGVKAYRLSSGFMITSAALELCENVKLYGFWPFSKSTEKMPISHHYYDNQLPKPGFHAMPKEYNQILQLHGKGILKLQFGKCESD, encoded by the exons ATGAGTTATGAAGTGGACAGTAAAAAGACCATCCTCATTACAGAGGACATTTTTAAGATGCTGCCTGTG tcCTCTCCTCTTTCGGTCTATCCCTTCAAGACCTGTGCCGTGGTTGGAAATGGAGGCATTCTGAAAAATTCCAGCTGCGGAGCTGAAATAGATCGTTCTGACTTTGTGTTTAG GTGTAACCTCCCTCCAACCACAGGAAGCATTAGCAAAGATGTTGGCAATAAAACAAACCTTGTGACTGTTAATCCGAGTATCATTGCTCAGAA ATACAACAAACTAAATGAAAAGAAGACAGAATTTCTAGAGAACATTGCAGTCTATGGAGATGCTTTCCTTTTATTGCCagcattttccttcagaagcaaCACAGCCACTTCTTTTAAAGTATATCACACTCTGCAAGAGTTCAAAGCAACCCAAAGGGCAATATTTTTTCACCCCACTTATCTGAAAAGTCTTGCCCAGTTCTGGAGAACTAAGGGTGTGAAAGCCTACAGATTGTCATCTGGTTTTATGATCACTAGTGCTGCTCTTGAGCTGTGTGAGAATGTGAAGCTGTACGGCTTCTGGCCTTTCTCAAAATCCACAGAGAAGATGCCAATCAGCCACCACTATTACGACAACCAGCTGCCTAAACCAGGTTTCCATGCAATGCCCAAAGAATACAACCAGATCCTTCAGCTTCATGGCAAAGGCATTTTGAAGTTGCAGTTTGGTAAATGTGAATCAGACTGA